The following are encoded in a window of Labrus bergylta chromosome 16, fLabBer1.1, whole genome shotgun sequence genomic DNA:
- the si:dkey-89b17.4 gene encoding zinc finger protein 850: MAMHDMSRAKGFPCKECDMVCPSTPSLLEHMKAHYQQEETGRFECEQCGRIYKHAASLANHKKSHEVGSFQCPVCTRTLPNAVALKNHLRIHTLSPSSTHAEEESEEVPEEAGHDERDYSLAQELSDGFGRSHLNNSGMGHSVLQSHETDDHGKKGSPESDDAWDRPFKCDQCDRTYRHHGSLVNHKKCHQQGTFKCSVCFKQYSNLAALNSHERTHSKFKTPGASMVSSSGSSSLHDSERSSGAQSSQSDDTASCFCHLCQIALPNKADFQEHILLHNSATPSLGLPRSFPGIMPHNLSAVRSPAYTPALGDPLPLPPLPGEKRGPYDPIMGPPVNNPIYTCAYCGAGHPDLETLKVHYLTHDPHPASHGQDSSILNSDTLSSGSQGSVSSPSGGRVPQANSPDDGERRFKCGECGKSYRHAGSLVNHKRCHQTGHYQCTICCKQYPHLAALHSHLRSHKGRGSNQLSNDSNDWLSPEPLTLDSQQSYVQEGSGATTPISLPGNLGDAAHFVPDAGHSSGLDSLEFHDRFDGSSLSQSNSAHRQADRHVCADCGEMYADVSGIKSHMCPRRGQQQPQQQGNMSNGFMGSMNYHSSSGTSLPAGSSSNLKEGSSQRQYSQSGGKRMGNNDKDDDDDGEVYQCSVCGNHYASLRALRSHLRSHANNPTAPGPSNLDQEWRMICSTCGQSFSRKQDLLNHQLVHGPQRPDGQQPVIGGGSANGNDKMDGRNHICVDCGMFFADRHHLITHLCPGKNRGSSLSKQGLNGAKGMSGGEGVGGGVAGGSRDVGGDGRRPMVDQSDKPHKCDQCGRGYRHPCSLLNHKKSHKTGVFRCLVCQKRYYNLLALKNHQRTHFDLKRHKCEECGKAFKIQKQLINHLRLHEEHRAKGLVRTGPNGSRFQQAGPSQLQTMRGESSKSQVMSVKYSHQGFKKPYSSAGTSRPQKFDPSETGRRPFSCEECGKTYRHAGSLANHKNLHKIGEYHCNVCNSTYPNRLAMKNHLRLHFAQKKHNCQECGKGFRTQRQLATHTTAGLCKGPQGPGVQMDFECDGCCEGFTTADELAAHDCPAQHLPSSSSTNSSTNISMERSSVDLDSDERPYACDLCSCAYKHASSLLNHKHTHKTGNFRCNFCDKPYTNYMALRNHMRIHTQRKKHICHTCGKAFRLARFLRNHQKVHEEGATPFGCPTCGKSFQGRSGLARHRCGDNQVGMEVRRKATAPAGEGEECRYTCDQCGRSYRHASSLLNHKNTHTVGIYHCAVCLKTYSNLLALKNHRRIHSETRRHRCHDCGKAFRVSSQLYNHRRVHQKQRELTCRSCQRAFPTHASFRLHMEITHGQAPQPRQPRPQQPRPGGSQELGWGSGLDLTLMQEQGLNPSSMTKARSRGGNSEVIKSHVCDQCGRSYRHASSLLNHKNSHKTGTYFCNSCQKEFPNLMSLKNHRRIHTEPKRYQCPDCGKSFRVSTQLICHRRIHTKEKPFSCQQCDKHFSSKSNLRHHMKVHWSSTAPPPMAMGAPNFLDLSPVGSTDSSRSFVCNQCGRSYRHASSLLNHKNSHKTGTYFCHACQKEFPNLMSLKNHRRIHTEPKRYQCPDCGKSFRVSTALICHRRIHTKEKPFTCQQCDKSFSSRSNLRHHMKVHWRGPPLSRGRPSAFLTVPSRSFI; the protein is encoded by the exons ATGGCAATGCATGATATGAGTCGTGCCAAGGGTTTCCCCTGTAAAGAGTGTGATATGGTTTGTCCGAGTACTCCAAGTCTTCTAGAGCATATGAAAGCACATTATCAGCAAGAAGAGACTGGACGTTTTGAGTGTGAACAGTGTGGCAGAATTTACAAGCACGCAGCTAGCCTAGCAAATCATAAAAAGTCACATGAAGTAGGATCCTTCCAGTGTCCGGTTTGTACTCGTACCCTCCCTAATGCTGTGGCTTTGAAGAATCACCTTCGTATCCATACATTGTCCCCTAGTAGTACGCACGCagaagaagagagtgaagaggtACCCGAAGAAGCAGGCCACGACGAGAGGGACTACAGCCTCGCCCAAGAACTCTCGGACGGGTTTGGGCGTTCTCATTTGAACAATAGTGGTATGGGACATAGTGTCCTACAAAGCCACGAGACAGACGACCACGGAAAAAAAGGCTCCCCTGAATCCGACGACGCTTGGGACAGACCATTCAAGTGTGATCAGTGTGACAGAACCTACCGGCACCACGGTAGCCTGGTGAACCACAAGAAGTGTCACCAGCAAGGAACTTTTAagtgctctgtgtgttttaaacaaTATAGCAACCTGGCTGCCCTAAATAGCCACGAGAGAACTCACTCCAAGTTCAAGACCCCTGGAGCATCAATGGTGAGCAGCAGCGGTAGCAGCAGCCTCCACGACTCGGAGCGCAGCAGTGGTGCCCAGTCATCCCAGAGTGATGACACGGCATCCTGTTTCTGCCACTTGTGCCAGATAGCGTTGCCGAATAAGGCTGACTTTCAGGAGCACATTCTGTTACACAACTCAGCCACACCCTCTTTAGGACTGCCACGCAGTTTCCCTGGCATCATGCCTCACAATCTGAGTGCGGTTCGATCCCCAGCATACACTCCTGCCCTAGGGGACCCTCTGCCCCTTCCACCCCTGCCAGGTGAGAAAAGAGGTCCCTATGATCCCATAATGGGTCCTCCAGTCAACAACCCCATCTACACATGTGCATATTGTGGCGCTGGACATCCAGATTTGGAAACCTTAAAAGTCCACTATCTGACTCATGATCCCCACCCTGCCTCCCATGGCCAAGACAGCTCAATCCTCAACTCAGACACGCTAAGCTCTGGATCACAGGGTTCTGTGTCCTCGCCTTCAGGAGGCCGTGTGCCCCAGGCCAATTCTCCAGATGATGGAGAGCGGCGCTTTAAGTGCGGAGAATGTGGCAAAAGCTACCGTCATGCAGGAAGCCTGGTCAACCACAAACGCTGCCATCAGACAGGCCACTACCAGTGCACCATTTGTTGTAAGCAGTACCCTCACCTGGCAGCCCTACACAGCCACCTGAGGAGCCACAAGGGGCGTGGCTCCAACCAGTTAAGTAATGACAGCAACGACTGGCTGTCACCAGAGCCTCTAACCCTGGACTCCCAGCAGAGCTACGTTCAGGAAGGCAGTGGTGCCACTACTCCAATATCACTGCCAGGAAATCTTGGTGATGCTGCCCACTTTGTACCAGATGCTGGACACAGCAGTGGGCTTGACTCGCTTGAGTTCCATGATCGCTTTGATGGCAGCTCACTCTCCCAAAGCAACTCTGCACACCGCCAGGCGGACAGACATGTATGTGCAGATTGCGGTGAGATGTATGCAGATGTATCTGGTATCAAGTCACACATGTGTCCCCGCCGTGGCCAGCAGCAACCACAACAGCAGGGCAACATGTCTAACGGTTTTATGGGGAGCATGAATTACCACAGCTCCAGTGGGACTTCGCTCCCTGCCGGTAGCTCTAGCAACCTAAAAGAAGGAAGCAGTCAAAGGCAGTACTCCCAGAGTGGAGGCAAGAGAATGGGGAACAATgacaaagatgatgatgatgatggtgaagtGTATCAGTGCTCAGTGTGTGGTAACCACTATGCCAGCCTCAGAGCCCTAAGAAGCCACCTGCGTAGCCATGCCAACAACCCTACAGCTCCAGGACCTTCCAACCTTGATCAAGAATGGAGGATGATTTGCTCAACATGTGGGCAGAGCTTCTCTAGAAAGCAGGACCTTCTGAATCACCAGCTAGTCCATGGCCCTCAAAGGCCAGACGGACAGCAGCCTGTTATTGGAGGCGGTTCAGCTAATGGTAATGACAAAATGGATGGACGCAACCACATTTGTGTTGACTGTGGCATGTTTTTTGCTGACCGCCACCACCTGATTACCCACCTGTGCCCTGGTAAGAATCGGGGCAGCTCCCTGAGCAAGCAGGGCCTAAATGGAGCAAAAGGGATGTCTGGTGGAGAAGGCGTTGGTGGTGGGGTAGCCGGAGGAAGTCGTGATGTTGGTGGGGATGGACGTAGACctatggttgaccaaagtgacaAGCCACACAAGTGTGATCAATGTGGACGAGGATACAGACATCCCTGCTCACTCCTTAATCACAAGAAGTCCCATAAAACTGGTGTCTTCCGTTGTTTGGTGTGCCAGAAACGCTACTACAACCTTTTGGCTCTTAAGAACCACCAAAGGACCCACTTTGATCTGAAAAG GCACAAGTGCGAAGAATGCGGCAAGGCTTTCAAGATCCAAAAGCAGCTGATCAACCACCTCCGTCTCCATGAGGAGCACCGAGCCAAAGGTCTTGTAAGGACTGGACCCAATGGTTCCCGCTTCCAGCAGGCTGGCCCATCACAATTGCAGACTATGAGAGGAGAGTCATCAAAGAGCCAGGTGATGAGTGTGAAATACAGCCATCAAGGGTTCAAAAAGCCCTACTCTTCAGCTGGAACTTCCAGGCCCCAAAAGTTTGACCCATCTGAAACTGGACGTCGGCCTTTTTCCTGTGAAGAATGTGGAAAAACGTATCGCCATGCAGGAAGCCTGGCTAATCACAAGAACCTTCATAAAATTGGAGAGTATCACTGCAATGTTTGCAACTCAACATACCCAAACAGGCTAGCAATGAAAAACCACCTACGACTCCACTTTGCCCAGAAGAAGCACAACTGCCAAGAGTGTGGCAAGGGCTTTCGTACTCAGAGACAGCTAGCTACCCACACTACAGCTGGCCTGTGCAAGGGTCCGCAGGGGCCAGGGGTTCAGATGGACTTTGAGTGTGATGGCTGCTGTGAAGGCTTTACCACAGCTGATGAGCTTGCAGCCCATGACTGCCCTGCCCAGCACCTGccatcatcctcctccaccaACAGCTCCACCAACATCAGCATGGAGAGAAGCTCTGTGGACCTGGACTCCGATGAGAGACCCTACGCATGTGACTTGTGCAGCTGTGCCTATAAGCATGCAAGCTCCTTACTAAACCACAAGCACACCCACAAGACAGGCAACTTCCGGTGCAACTTTTGTGACAAGCCCTACACCAACTACATGGCGCTGCGCAACCACATGCGTATCCACACTCAGCGGAAGAAGCACATCTGCCACACGTGTGGGAAAGCCTTCCGTCTGGCCAGGTTCCTCCGTAACCACCAGAAGGTCCATGAGGAAGGTGCCACCCCCTTCGGCTGCCCAACCTGTGGCAAGAGTTTCCAGGGAAGATCTGGTCTGGCCAGGCATCGCTGCGGGGACAACCAGGTAGGCATGGAAGTCAGAAGGAAGGCCACTGCACCCGCGGGAGAGGGCGAGGAGTGTCGGTACAC ATGTGATCAATGTGGCCGCTCCTACCGCCATGCCAGCTCCCTCCTTAACCACAAAAACACCCACACTGTCGGCATCTACCACTGCGCCGTGTGCCTGAAGACCTACTCTAACCTGCTTGCCCTGAAGAACCACCGCCGTATCCACTCAGAGACACGGCGCCACCGTTGCCACGACTGTGGCAAGGCTTTCCGTGTTTCGTCCCAGCTCTACAACCACCGACGTGTCCACCAGAAGCAGCGGGAGCTGACCTGCCGGTCCTGCCAAAGAGCCTTTCCTACGCATGCCAGCTTCAGACTCCACATGGAGATTACCCATGGTCAGGCACCGCAGCCCCGCCAGCCCAGACCCCAGCAGCCCCGACCAGGGGGCTCCCAGGAGCTGGGCTGGGGGTCAGGCTTGGACCTCACCTTAATGCAAGAGCAAGGACTCAACCCAAGTAGCATGACCAAAGCCCGCAGCAGAGGGGGCAACAGTGAGGTCATCAAGTCCCATGTCTGCGACCAGTGTGGACGCTCGTACCGCCACGCCAGCTCCCTGCTCAATCACAAGAACAGTCACAAGACTGGGACCTACTTTTGCAACTCCTGCCAGAAGGAGTTCCCCAACCTGATGTCCCTCAAGAACCACCGACGGATCCACACTGAGCCCAAACGTTACCAGTGCCCCGACTGCGGCAAGTCGTTCCGGGTGTCCACACAACTCATCTGCCATCGACGCATCCACACCAAGGAGAAACCGTTCTCCTGCCAGCAGTGCGACAAACACTTCTCTTCCAAGTCCAACCTGAGGCACCACATGAAGGTGCACTGGAGCTCCACGGCGCCCCCTCCCATGGCCATGGGTGCGCCCAACTTCCTGG